In the Maribacter sp. MJ134 genome, one interval contains:
- a CDS encoding SDR family oxidoreductase codes for MKVLFIGGTGNISTPSSRLALARGVDLYLLNRGKSKVHIKGAKTIIGDINKPEELTGLKTHQWDVVVNWIAFTPKDIERDINLFKGRTKQYIFISSASCYQTPLSYPVITESTPLCNNLWDYSQDKIRCEDRLQRAYREEGFPVTVVRPSLTYDTVIPIAIGGFNRYNTAQRILQGKEIIVHGDGTGLWTVTHSDDFAKGFVGLLGLTTAIGHAFHITSDEILSWNMIYKILAEALGKEAKVVHIASDFICKIVPSFTGTLLADKAESVIFDNTKIKTFVPGFKATIPFTEGIKRTLSWLNEDDSRKFIDPEAEQKIEKVLKAYNALGGVNNL; via the coding sequence ATGAAAGTTTTATTTATAGGAGGAACAGGTAATATCAGTACGCCATCCAGTAGATTGGCTCTTGCTAGGGGCGTAGACCTATACCTTCTGAACAGAGGAAAATCTAAGGTCCACATAAAAGGGGCTAAGACGATTATCGGAGATATTAACAAACCAGAGGAATTAACGGGGCTTAAAACGCATCAATGGGATGTGGTAGTCAATTGGATTGCTTTTACTCCAAAGGACATAGAACGCGATATCAACCTTTTTAAAGGAAGAACAAAACAGTATATTTTTATTAGTTCGGCATCCTGTTATCAGACCCCGTTGAGTTATCCGGTGATTACAGAATCTACTCCCTTGTGTAATAATTTATGGGATTACTCCCAGGATAAGATACGTTGTGAGGATCGTTTACAAAGGGCTTATCGCGAAGAAGGGTTCCCTGTGACCGTAGTGCGTCCTTCGCTAACTTACGACACGGTTATTCCCATTGCGATCGGAGGATTTAATAGATACAATACGGCACAACGAATACTTCAGGGCAAAGAAATTATTGTACACGGCGATGGTACCGGACTTTGGACGGTAACCCATTCCGATGATTTTGCTAAAGGATTTGTGGGTCTTCTGGGCTTAACCACGGCAATAGGTCATGCATTTCATATTACTTCGGATGAAATATTAAGCTGGAATATGATTTATAAAATACTCGCGGAGGCCTTAGGGAAAGAGGCGAAGGTAGTTCATATAGCGTCTGACTTTATATGTAAAATAGTGCCTTCCTTTACCGGAACACTATTGGCCGATAAGGCAGAAAGCGTCATATTTGACAATACCAAGATAAAAACTTTTGTGCCGGGCTTTAAAGCGACTATCCCTTTTACCGAGGGTATTAAACGTACACTTAGCTGGCTCAATGAAGACGACAGCAGAAAATTTATTGACCCAGAGGCGGAACAGAAAATTGAGAAGGTCTTAAAAGCTTATAATGCTCTTGGTGGTGTCAACAATTTATGA
- a CDS encoding endonuclease/exonuclease/phosphatase family protein, whose product MLKHILFLALVICTRMGYGQEMTVMSYNIKYDNVNDTVNNWNKRKQAMVRLIKHYNPQVFGTQEALYHQTTYLDSSITSYAYVGVGREDGTQKGEYTAIHYDSTKLKVLATDTFWLSKSPDKVSVGWDAALERICTYALFQNSITKNRFYVFNTHLDHIGKTARAKAARLIISKMRELNTQKLPCILMGDLNLTPDEAPIMYLSKQLHDGREVSKKPPYGPLGTFNGFDWNAVLDKRIDYIFVDGFKVESYTHIDDRMENNKHISDHLPVIAMLSFTP is encoded by the coding sequence ATGTTAAAACATATACTTTTTCTTGCTTTGGTAATTTGTACGCGCATGGGATATGGTCAGGAAATGACCGTCATGAGCTACAATATAAAATACGATAATGTCAATGATACCGTAAATAATTGGAACAAAAGAAAACAAGCCATGGTGCGTTTGATCAAACATTACAATCCGCAAGTCTTTGGTACACAGGAGGCCCTTTACCATCAAACCACCTATTTGGATAGTAGCATCACCTCTTACGCCTATGTTGGTGTAGGAAGGGAGGATGGAACGCAAAAAGGGGAATATACGGCTATTCACTATGACAGCACCAAGCTAAAGGTATTGGCAACCGATACTTTTTGGTTGTCGAAGTCACCGGATAAGGTTTCCGTGGGATGGGACGCCGCTTTAGAACGTATTTGTACTTATGCCTTATTCCAAAATAGTATTACTAAAAATCGATTCTATGTGTTCAATACGCATCTTGACCACATTGGTAAAACTGCACGTGCAAAAGCTGCACGGCTTATTATTAGCAAGATGAGAGAACTGAATACCCAAAAATTACCTTGTATCTTAATGGGAGATTTAAATCTTACCCCGGACGAGGCTCCCATTATGTACTTGAGCAAACAGCTCCATGACGGACGTGAGGTATCAAAAAAGCCTCCCTACGGACCTCTTGGAACATTCAATGGTTTTGACTGGAATGCAGTTCTGGATAAGCGTATAGACTATATTTTCGTGGATGGTTTTAAAGTAGAAAGTTATACCCATATAGACGACCGTATGGAAAATAACAAACATATTTCTGATCATTTGCCCGTAATAGCCATGCTTAGCTTTACACCATAA
- a CDS encoding glyoxalase superfamily protein, with translation MERKGFLHQIHPVLPVRDVVHALDFYVNRLGFKIAFADDSKKPTYAGVLRDDIEIHLQWHDAKEWELNGDRPMLRIVTQNIEALYEEYSEKSVFNAHTLLRETAWGTKEFAFYDPDNNGLTFYRDA, from the coding sequence ATGGAAAGAAAAGGATTTTTACATCAAATACATCCTGTTTTACCTGTTAGGGATGTGGTACATGCACTAGATTTCTATGTAAATAGATTAGGGTTTAAAATCGCATTTGCGGACGATTCCAAAAAACCGACTTACGCAGGTGTTCTGCGCGATGATATTGAAATTCATTTGCAATGGCATGACGCCAAGGAATGGGAGCTGAACGGTGATAGACCCATGTTAAGAATTGTTACCCAAAATATTGAAGCGCTTTACGAGGAATATTCGGAAAAATCTGTTTTTAATGCCCATACCTTACTTAGGGAAACAGCTTGGGGAACCAAAGAGTTTGCCTTTTACGACCCTGACAATAATGGACTTACTTTCTACAGGGATGCGTAA
- a CDS encoding Pycsar system effector family protein, with the protein MENKEKTLTSLETELLKKLESKGHAEELVDHYWGSINYVLGLIRASEVKAGLILTFYGILLNFIFQQIEVVLTGGPKEILLYILLILWFLSTVISIYFSIRCFMPRLEGNYEKNVFYFGDVITKFGSIKEFSKIFYTTSLKEEELFDQLGQQIYIISKIATAKFKYVNRSLQFLASGLIVFLILVVYYAVLTLGV; encoded by the coding sequence TTGGAAAATAAAGAAAAAACATTGACATCTTTAGAAACAGAGCTACTTAAAAAACTAGAATCTAAAGGTCATGCCGAAGAACTTGTGGATCACTATTGGGGCAGTATAAATTATGTTTTAGGTCTCATAAGAGCATCTGAGGTGAAAGCAGGTCTAATTTTAACATTTTATGGTATCCTGCTAAACTTTATATTTCAACAAATTGAGGTGGTATTAACAGGCGGTCCCAAAGAAATTCTATTGTATATTCTCCTAATCCTTTGGTTCTTATCTACCGTTATCTCTATATACTTTAGTATTCGTTGTTTTATGCCGCGTTTAGAAGGCAATTATGAAAAGAATGTTTTTTATTTCGGAGACGTAATTACCAAATTTGGTTCCATAAAGGAATTTTCAAAAATATTCTACACTACTAGTCTAAAAGAAGAAGAATTGTTCGATCAATTGGGACAACAGATTTATATAATATCCAAAATAGCCACTGCCAAATTCAAATATGTTAATAGATCACTGCAATTTTTAGCTTCTGGACTTATTGTGTTCTTAATTCTTGTGGTTTATTATGCAGTATTAACTCTGGGAGTTTAA
- a CDS encoding S9 family peptidase: protein MKNVLLLLLVLSGPLAFSQKISNLDLLDIYNMEYVSDPQISPDGSQVLYVRNFKDVMTDKNLSNIWLINSDGSKNRPITTGNQNDFYPRWSHKGDKIIFKSNRQDDRMKLFVMWMDSKEIAPLTNTPKSPGAVSWSPDDRYLAFTMFVPKANESIIKMPAKPEGAKWNTPPTYIDQLNYRGDGQGYIKGGNTQLFTLSIDGGTPKQLTTTDFDHGAPQWAKDGKTLYFSANFNPDEAFEPNDSEIYALNLNNNEVKALTKRYGPDNTPVISPDGTKMAYTGLDDKLLGYQLNQLYVRDVTGGSAMLLSGDFDRNISNIQWDGDGKGLFFQYDDKGETKIAHISLSGKITDKVGKVGGLSLGRPYNAGAFTVAKNGNIAYTLGTTEHPADLSVQTKKGNKRLTFVNDDLFSFKTIGNVEEIWWKSSYDQQDIQGWIVTPPNFDPSKKYPFILEIHGGPFASYGSVYSAEIQAFAAAGYVVLYSNPRGSTSYGADFGNLIHHDYPNHDYGDLMSGVDVVIEKGYVDSDKLFVTGGSGGGVLTAWIVGKTDRFKAAVVAKPVINWASFVLYADGAAFFSKYWFGKKPWEDPESYFKRSPLNYVANVTTPTMLLTGEEDYRTPIAESEQFYTALKLEGVETAMVRIPGASHGIANRPSNLIAKIAGILAWFEKHKD, encoded by the coding sequence ATGAAAAACGTATTACTATTGCTATTGGTCCTAAGTGGGCCCTTGGCATTTTCCCAAAAGATTTCAAATTTAGACCTACTGGATATTTACAATATGGAATATGTTTCCGACCCCCAGATTTCACCGGACGGGAGCCAAGTTCTGTACGTTCGGAATTTTAAGGATGTGATGACGGATAAGAATCTGTCCAACATTTGGCTCATAAATAGTGATGGTTCCAAAAACAGACCAATTACTACGGGCAACCAGAACGACTTTTATCCCAGATGGTCGCACAAGGGAGATAAAATCATTTTTAAATCCAACAGGCAGGACGATCGTATGAAACTTTTTGTAATGTGGATGGATTCCAAGGAAATTGCCCCGCTGACCAATACACCGAAGTCACCGGGTGCCGTAAGCTGGTCTCCGGACGATAGGTACCTCGCTTTTACCATGTTCGTGCCCAAAGCAAACGAATCGATCATAAAAATGCCGGCAAAACCAGAGGGGGCTAAATGGAATACCCCCCCTACTTATATTGACCAACTCAATTATAGAGGAGATGGCCAGGGCTACATAAAAGGAGGAAACACGCAACTCTTTACCCTATCCATTGATGGAGGAACGCCAAAACAATTGACTACGACCGATTTTGACCATGGTGCTCCTCAATGGGCAAAAGATGGTAAGACTTTATACTTCTCCGCCAATTTTAATCCCGATGAAGCTTTTGAACCCAATGATAGTGAAATCTACGCGCTAAATTTAAATAACAATGAAGTTAAAGCGCTGACGAAACGCTATGGGCCGGACAATACGCCAGTAATCTCTCCCGACGGTACCAAAATGGCGTATACCGGACTAGATGATAAATTACTAGGATATCAACTGAATCAGTTGTACGTAAGGGATGTTACCGGCGGAAGCGCAATGCTATTGTCCGGCGATTTTGATCGTAATATTTCCAATATTCAATGGGACGGCGATGGCAAAGGGCTTTTCTTTCAATATGATGATAAAGGGGAAACCAAAATTGCACATATTTCCCTAAGTGGCAAAATTACGGACAAAGTGGGTAAGGTTGGAGGACTTTCCCTGGGGAGACCCTATAATGCAGGGGCCTTTACGGTAGCCAAAAATGGAAACATTGCCTACACCTTGGGTACTACGGAGCACCCAGCAGATTTAAGCGTTCAAACCAAAAAAGGGAACAAGCGACTTACCTTTGTAAACGACGACCTCTTCTCTTTCAAAACTATCGGTAATGTGGAAGAAATCTGGTGGAAATCTTCCTATGACCAACAAGATATTCAAGGTTGGATCGTAACACCTCCAAATTTTGACCCTTCAAAAAAGTATCCTTTTATTTTAGAGATTCATGGCGGGCCTTTCGCCAGTTATGGTTCGGTCTATTCGGCAGAAATACAAGCTTTTGCAGCGGCAGGGTACGTAGTGCTGTATTCCAATCCACGCGGAAGTACCAGTTACGGTGCTGATTTTGGTAACCTGATACATCACGATTATCCCAACCACGACTATGGTGATTTAATGAGTGGTGTAGATGTAGTGATAGAAAAAGGCTATGTAGATTCGGATAAGTTGTTCGTCACCGGAGGAAGCGGTGGTGGAGTACTCACCGCGTGGATCGTAGGTAAGACCGACCGTTTTAAAGCTGCCGTAGTGGCCAAACCCGTTATCAACTGGGCAAGTTTTGTTCTCTATGCAGATGGTGCCGCATTCTTCTCCAAATATTGGTTCGGTAAAAAACCATGGGAAGACCCAGAGAGCTATTTTAAACGTTCCCCACTGAACTATGTGGCCAATGTAACCACACCCACCATGCTTCTGACCGGTGAGGAAGATTATAGAACACCCATTGCAGAGTCGGAGCAGTTTTATACCGCGCTAAAGCTAGAGGGTGTAGAAACCGCTATGGTACGTATCCCCGGAGCATCGCACGGCATTGCCAACAGGCCAAGCAACTTAATCGCTAAAATAGCGGGTATACTGGCTTGGTTTGAGAAACATAAAGATTAA
- a CDS encoding adenylate/guanylate cyclase domain-containing protein → MHNNLEVGTAQNCSIGTVAKNNMALLVTAFLIFTGTLCAQQKLDSLQSIWLNKALPDSARADALHDYINEGPFNSAPDSALILANELYRFTKEINYATATVDALDLKGYVLFRSGSYPEALAAYNEGLSLAETIGYKTGAADILLKTGYIYHDNEDAINALKNYERSLKISQEIGDSEGVSAIYNEFGSIYFVRGDHDKALDYYFKGIAINKEYGNETANSSQYTNIGNVYLDTEEYTKALEYYQKALAIDEKKQDKLSIAASLSGMGIVFYNQGDTEQALDYLERSLAIAKSIHDLQGSTSYLLSISDIYLDQENYQKAIQLCTESLSYAKIVGDLGGQEYSCECLYEASRALGKTSQALSYYEEMIAISDSIQSEETAIKLQQMEFSKKVAEDSLIQIEKDTAVRLQHEIEVQQKDKNRNIAIAGALICLILAIGFFIRWRYIKKSRAVIEKEKNRSESLLLNILPAEIAEELKEKGEAAARDFDLVSILFTDFKGFTEKSAELSAGELIGEINNCFKAFDHICEKYGIEKIKTIGDAYMAAGGLPIPSDDAVHNTVLAALEMQAYMTQRFIEKESTDGFTFKMRLGIHTGPVVAGIVGVKKFQYDIWGDTVNTASRMESSGAVGQVNISQDTYELIKDNPLFTCTHRGKINAKGKGEVDMWFVEKLIDV, encoded by the coding sequence TTGCATAACAATTTAGAGGTGGGAACTGCGCAAAATTGTTCTATAGGAACGGTAGCTAAGAATAATATGGCTTTGCTCGTTACTGCTTTTCTAATTTTTACCGGTACTTTATGTGCACAACAAAAACTAGATTCGCTGCAAAGTATTTGGCTGAACAAAGCCCTACCGGATTCGGCCCGTGCGGATGCGCTACATGATTATATTAATGAAGGACCATTTAACAGTGCTCCTGACAGTGCCTTGATCTTGGCCAATGAGCTGTACCGCTTCACCAAAGAAATTAATTACGCTACTGCAACCGTAGACGCACTGGACCTAAAGGGTTACGTATTATTTAGAAGTGGAAGCTATCCTGAGGCCCTAGCTGCTTATAATGAAGGGCTATCGCTCGCAGAAACTATTGGATATAAAACCGGAGCTGCTGATATTTTATTGAAAACAGGTTATATCTACCATGACAATGAGGATGCTATCAATGCCTTGAAAAACTATGAAAGAAGTCTAAAAATTTCTCAAGAAATTGGTGATTCGGAAGGTGTGAGCGCTATTTATAACGAGTTTGGCAGCATTTATTTTGTGAGAGGTGATCATGATAAAGCCTTGGACTATTATTTTAAGGGCATTGCCATTAATAAGGAGTACGGTAACGAAACGGCCAACTCTTCCCAATATACAAATATTGGGAATGTTTATCTGGATACTGAAGAGTATACGAAGGCCTTGGAGTATTATCAAAAGGCGCTAGCCATTGATGAGAAAAAACAAGACAAATTGAGTATCGCTGCCTCACTTTCCGGTATGGGCATTGTGTTCTATAATCAAGGTGATACGGAACAAGCATTAGACTATCTGGAACGTAGTTTAGCAATCGCAAAAAGTATCCATGACCTACAAGGAAGTACTTCCTATTTACTGAGTATAAGCGATATTTATCTGGATCAGGAAAACTACCAAAAGGCCATACAGCTCTGCACGGAAAGCCTATCCTATGCTAAAATAGTTGGCGATTTAGGTGGGCAGGAGTATTCTTGCGAATGTCTTTACGAAGCTTCTAGAGCCCTCGGTAAAACCAGCCAGGCCTTATCTTACTACGAAGAAATGATCGCAATTTCGGATAGTATACAATCTGAGGAAACCGCCATTAAACTACAGCAAATGGAGTTCTCCAAAAAAGTGGCGGAGGACAGTTTAATACAGATAGAGAAAGATACGGCCGTACGGTTGCAGCACGAGATTGAAGTACAGCAAAAAGATAAAAATAGAAATATTGCTATCGCCGGTGCACTAATCTGCCTGATCCTCGCCATAGGTTTTTTTATTCGCTGGCGGTATATAAAAAAGTCGCGCGCCGTTATAGAAAAGGAAAAAAACCGTTCAGAAAGTTTACTGCTCAATATACTACCTGCTGAAATAGCCGAAGAACTCAAGGAAAAAGGAGAGGCAGCGGCTCGGGATTTTGACCTTGTGTCGATTTTATTTACCGACTTTAAAGGTTTTACCGAAAAATCTGCCGAACTGTCCGCTGGGGAATTAATTGGTGAAATCAACAACTGTTTCAAGGCCTTTGACCATATTTGTGAAAAATACGGTATAGAAAAGATAAAAACCATTGGAGACGCCTATATGGCTGCAGGTGGATTACCTATACCATCGGACGATGCCGTCCATAATACTGTTCTGGCGGCCTTAGAGATGCAGGCTTACATGACACAGAGGTTCATAGAAAAAGAATCAACGGACGGTTTTACCTTTAAAATGCGCTTAGGAATACACACCGGGCCGGTAGTGGCCGGTATAGTCGGAGTTAAGAAATTTCAATATGATATCTGGGGAGATACTGTAAACACGGCTTCGAGAATGGAAAGTAGCGGCGCTGTAGGACAAGTAAATATTTCTCAGGACACTTATGAGTTAATAAAAGACAACCCATTATTCACTTGTACCCATAGAGGCAAAATAAATGCAAAAGGTAAAGGAGAAGTCGATATGTGGTTTGTTGAAAAACTTATAGATGTATAG
- a CDS encoding nuclear transport factor 2 family protein: MRTLKMNLLLALTLLLIPSISKAQESTVTIEFDNAETASEVVQNYIAALQKGDVATMNMHLADHAMIYGLGGGLDSLNVAQHKEYFKNSTDSFKHTITQDLYLPVKVTNNWNEGEWVLAWGTNTLTNKETAETIVIPYHTANLVENGKIVMSRYFYDMMNVMMAQGYKITAPE, translated from the coding sequence ATGAGAACATTAAAAATGAATCTATTATTAGCACTAACCCTTTTATTGATTCCTTCAATTTCTAAAGCACAAGAGTCTACCGTGACCATAGAATTTGATAACGCCGAGACGGCAAGCGAAGTTGTTCAAAACTATATTGCCGCCTTGCAAAAAGGAGATGTAGCCACTATGAATATGCATCTGGCAGATCACGCAATGATCTATGGACTTGGAGGAGGACTGGACTCCTTGAACGTTGCACAACACAAGGAGTATTTTAAAAACAGCACAGATAGTTTCAAACATACGATTACGCAAGATTTATACTTACCCGTAAAAGTTACCAATAATTGGAACGAAGGAGAATGGGTGCTTGCTTGGGGCACCAATACGCTGACCAATAAAGAGACAGCGGAAACTATCGTAATTCCTTACCATACCGCAAATTTGGTAGAAAATGGTAAAATAGTGATGTCTCGTTATTTTTACGATATGATGAATGTTATGATGGCACAGGGTTATAAAATTACTGCGCCAGAATAA
- a CDS encoding M28 family peptidase, whose protein sequence is MRIYSTLVAVFCLCSIFAQTDIEKTKETVSKSNIEGHIYFLADDLLKGRATGTPELKIAASYLANAFRRYGVKPNPKTGTYYQEVKLKSVSPPSEVNIQINDTKITDYALINPAQIAVEGDAIFLKYGLSQDYSGKSVSGKVIVVKAGGPDTKDARAAFGLRSEKQKIAKEHGVAAIIELLDTDANMWGFIDHNFNEARLMVAEDEEDNKGKDNSMVHIWVLDTAGTMAKELETSTTLKAKVSLNEEQEEAVLSQNVIGIVEGTDPKLKEEYIIYSAHYDHVGIGTPDETGDTIYNGARDNAIGTTTVLSMAENLAKYPTKRSALFILFTGEEKGLLGSEYYVENPVLPLNQMVYCFNSDNGGYNDTSLATIIGLTRTTAEKNITTAATTFGLKAIEDPAKEQGLFDRSDNVNFAKKGIPAPTFSLGFSSFDGDVTKYYHRPGDEADTLDYDYLFKFFSAYVLAGRQIGNDPTTPTWVAGDKYEAASKALYEKAPEVPMKN, encoded by the coding sequence ATGAGAATCTATTCCACTTTAGTCGCGGTATTCTGCCTGTGTTCTATTTTTGCGCAAACGGATATTGAAAAGACGAAAGAGACCGTTAGTAAATCTAATATAGAAGGCCATATTTATTTCTTGGCGGACGATCTCTTAAAAGGTCGTGCCACCGGTACTCCTGAATTAAAAATTGCGGCTTCCTACCTCGCTAACGCCTTTCGCCGTTATGGGGTAAAGCCAAATCCCAAGACAGGTACGTATTACCAAGAGGTAAAATTAAAAAGTGTTTCTCCCCCATCAGAAGTCAATATTCAAATAAACGATACCAAAATTACCGACTATGCGCTCATAAATCCTGCTCAAATAGCTGTTGAAGGTGATGCTATATTCCTTAAATATGGGCTCTCTCAAGATTATTCTGGAAAAAGCGTTTCAGGTAAAGTTATCGTCGTAAAAGCGGGGGGTCCGGATACCAAAGATGCAAGGGCAGCCTTTGGATTACGCTCGGAAAAACAAAAAATTGCCAAAGAGCATGGAGTTGCTGCCATCATAGAATTACTAGATACCGATGCTAATATGTGGGGTTTCATAGACCATAATTTTAATGAAGCCAGATTAATGGTAGCTGAAGATGAAGAAGATAATAAGGGAAAAGATAACTCAATGGTTCACATTTGGGTATTGGATACTGCCGGTACCATGGCCAAGGAATTGGAAACTTCTACAACCTTAAAGGCCAAAGTTTCCCTTAACGAAGAACAGGAGGAAGCGGTGCTGTCCCAAAACGTTATCGGGATTGTTGAAGGTACGGATCCAAAACTTAAAGAGGAATATATCATTTACTCCGCACACTATGACCATGTGGGTATTGGAACGCCAGATGAAACAGGTGATACCATATACAATGGCGCTAGAGATAACGCCATAGGAACCACGACCGTGCTGAGCATGGCAGAAAATCTGGCGAAATATCCCACCAAACGTTCCGCCCTGTTCATTTTATTTACGGGCGAGGAAAAGGGGCTTCTAGGAAGTGAATATTATGTGGAAAATCCCGTGTTGCCACTAAATCAAATGGTTTATTGTTTTAATAGCGATAATGGTGGGTATAACGACACCTCATTAGCCACCATTATAGGACTAACCCGAACCACTGCGGAAAAAAATATAACTACTGCAGCTACAACCTTTGGTTTAAAGGCGATTGAAGATCCTGCAAAAGAACAGGGTTTATTTGACCGGAGCGATAACGTTAACTTTGCTAAAAAGGGAATACCTGCGCCCACCTTCTCCCTCGGATTTTCATCTTTTGATGGCGATGTTACCAAGTATTATCATAGACCAGGTGATGAGGCGGATACCTTGGATTATGACTACTTGTTCAAATTTTTCAGTGCTTATGTCCTAGCGGGAAGACAAATTGGTAACGACCCCACTACCCCTACTTGGGTGGCCGGGGACAAGTATGAAGCAGCCAGTAAAGCGCTGTACGAAAAAGCGCCAGAAGTACCCATGAAAAATTAA
- a CDS encoding peptidase E, whose protein sequence is MQRQLFIYGSGRHTVPFLDYMAKATGKQNPNLCFIPTASGDDEGYIERFHEVCDQLEVHAHVMRVWVNSYDDKETFATIINQMDAIVVGGGNTLNMLAIWQAQGIDKALRNAYENGVVMGGGSAGSLCWFNGGTTDSRPAELSIVEGMRFIDKSHCPHYNSEKSRRPLYHSNILNGDLTDGYACDDRSALHFINEKVVKSVSLDADNHSYYVHAENGHIIEDLIPGDIIG, encoded by the coding sequence ATGCAAAGACAACTATTTATCTACGGCAGTGGCAGGCATACCGTACCCTTTTTGGATTATATGGCGAAAGCCACTGGAAAGCAAAATCCCAACCTATGCTTTATTCCTACGGCCAGCGGAGACGATGAAGGTTATATAGAACGATTTCATGAAGTTTGCGATCAGCTAGAGGTACATGCCCATGTAATGAGGGTCTGGGTGAATTCTTATGATGATAAAGAAACTTTTGCGACTATTATCAATCAAATGGACGCTATTGTGGTAGGTGGCGGCAATACGTTGAATATGCTCGCCATATGGCAAGCCCAAGGCATAGACAAAGCCTTGAGGAACGCCTACGAAAATGGGGTTGTTATGGGTGGTGGCAGTGCTGGTTCTCTATGCTGGTTCAATGGAGGAACTACGGATTCTCGCCCGGCAGAATTAAGTATTGTTGAGGGAATGCGGTTTATTGACAAAAGTCATTGCCCGCATTATAATTCGGAAAAATCCAGACGCCCTTTATATCACTCCAATATCCTTAATGGAGATTTGACCGATGGTTATGCCTGCGATGATAGGTCTGCCCTTCATTTTATCAATGAAAAGGTAGTAAAATCAGTTTCGCTAGACGCCGACAATCATTCGTATTACGTACATGCGGAGAATGGACACATCATAGAAGATTTAATTCCGGGAGACATAATTGGTTGA